The Pseudodesulfovibrio sp. zrk46 genome contains a region encoding:
- a CDS encoding DUF401 family protein produces the protein MESLLLKLLPFIKVLSAFVVMLVGIRFRLGVGISILIGGGVMAFLFGLGLGEWADAGVVALTQDKFLFLAAIIGLILILSDAMERSNQSRRLMDSLSGYLTSPRLRLVFFPALIGLLPMPGGAVFSAPMVKNVSEDMRVRNSDRAVVNYWFRHVWELCWPLYPGIILTVSLADISIGELLSLTWPGTVVMLAAGWFFFLRPGVLGKGELMAPQPVTARKKRHVFREGLPLIVAIVGAIGLEGVISAFLPGVDFEWGVVLALAAGVVCIMMQNSNLGIPFLKDIMTKKSMWSMIFVVVSIFIFKEVMQAAGVVDEMAKAAGGGAALFAAAVFLPFLVGMVAGITIAYVGSTFPLLIALLHSLGMQDQITSYMLLALFSGLTGVMASPIHICLILTCQYFECDLARTWRKLLPACAVLMLSGGVLFWLYV, from the coding sequence GTGGAATCTCTCTTGCTCAAACTCCTGCCGTTCATAAAGGTATTATCTGCATTCGTCGTCATGCTGGTGGGCATCCGTTTCCGTCTTGGGGTGGGGATTTCCATCCTGATTGGCGGGGGCGTGATGGCTTTTCTGTTTGGGCTTGGTTTGGGTGAGTGGGCCGATGCTGGCGTAGTGGCTTTGACACAGGATAAGTTCCTCTTTCTCGCTGCTATCATAGGCCTTATCCTTATTCTTTCCGACGCCATGGAGCGGTCCAATCAGTCTCGTCGGCTCATGGATTCGCTTTCGGGGTATTTGACCAGTCCTCGTCTACGTCTTGTATTCTTTCCGGCCCTTATCGGGCTTCTGCCCATGCCCGGTGGTGCGGTGTTCTCCGCTCCCATGGTCAAGAATGTGTCTGAAGATATGCGGGTCAGAAATTCGGACCGTGCCGTGGTCAACTACTGGTTTCGCCATGTCTGGGAACTGTGTTGGCCTTTGTACCCCGGAATAATTCTGACTGTCTCTTTGGCGGATATTTCCATTGGCGAACTCTTGTCGCTGACATGGCCCGGGACTGTTGTGATGCTTGCAGCAGGGTGGTTCTTCTTCCTGAGGCCCGGCGTTCTGGGCAAAGGGGAGCTCATGGCTCCTCAGCCGGTTACAGCACGGAAAAAACGGCATGTGTTTCGTGAAGGTCTGCCCTTGATTGTCGCCATTGTCGGGGCCATTGGCCTTGAGGGCGTCATATCGGCGTTCCTGCCCGGAGTTGATTTTGAATGGGGCGTTGTTCTGGCCCTTGCTGCAGGTGTTGTCTGTATCATGATGCAGAACAGCAATCTTGGGATTCCGTTCCTCAAAGACATCATGACCAAGAAGTCCATGTGGTCCATGATCTTTGTTGTGGTGTCGATCTTCATATTCAAGGAAGTGATGCAGGCTGCGGGTGTTGTGGACGAAATGGCCAAAGCGGCTGGAGGCGGGGCAGCCTTGTTTGCAGCTGCCGTTTTTCTCCCATTCCTTGTAGGCATGGTCGCTGGCATTACTATCGCTTATGTGGGCTCAACGTTTCCTTTGCTGATCGCCTTGCTCCACAGTCTTGGCATGCAGGACCAGATCACGTCTTACATGCTGTTGGCCCTTTTCTCAGGTCTGACCGGAGTGATGGCCTCGCCTATTCACATCTGTCTTATTCTTACTTGTCAGTACTTTGAGTGTGATCTGGCCCGTACCTGGCGCAAGCTCCTACCAGCATGTGCAGTCTTGATGCTTTCAGGCGGAGTACTGTTTTGGTTGTACGTGTGA
- a CDS encoding pancreas/duodenum homeobox protein 1 yields the protein MDYEAIFTQEKLEALFPAERTNDFFEALFGDAEEGAYDIALGYAGNRGDKLNFELRLTQRPGKCLACNLTYGLPQVFARHPIINVQGIADAAAEAAGKGGASWKLGATQEMSNQLHVIPFMVELG from the coding sequence ATGGACTATGAAGCAATTTTCACGCAGGAGAAGCTGGAGGCGCTTTTCCCTGCTGAGCGTACCAATGACTTTTTCGAAGCACTCTTTGGCGATGCCGAGGAAGGAGCTTACGACATTGCTCTCGGGTACGCTGGAAATCGAGGCGACAAGCTGAATTTCGAGCTGCGCCTGACACAGCGTCCAGGCAAGTGCCTGGCCTGCAATCTGACATACGGGCTGCCTCAGGTGTTTGCCCGTCATCCCATCATTAACGTGCAGGGCATTGCCGATGCCGCAGCCGAGGCTGCGGGTAAGGGCGGTGCATCCTGGAAGCTGGGCGCGACTCAGGAAATGAGCAATCAGCTTCATGTTATTCCGTTTATGGTTGAACTGGGATAG
- a CDS encoding sulfite exporter TauE/SafE family protein: MITTYIIYICLGALAGVLAGLLGIGGGLVIVPMLNIAFELQSFPDVHIQHVALGTSMATIIFTSLSSMYAHYKHNAINWDAFKRLTPGIITGTYLGAWVASILSTGVLKTFFGLFLYYVATQMLFGKKTSGSREMPGTLGVFGAGNGIGIFSALVGIGGGTLTVPFLSWCNQTMHTAIATAAAVGLPIALSGTAGYVINGMGVEGIPGPHIGYVYIPAFLGIISMSMLTAPWGAKLAHSLPVAKLKRIFAILLYIVGTKMLWSVFM; this comes from the coding sequence ATGATTACAACATATATTATCTATATTTGCCTTGGGGCATTGGCCGGAGTGCTGGCCGGTCTTCTCGGTATCGGCGGCGGGCTGGTCATCGTGCCCATGCTCAATATCGCCTTCGAGTTGCAGAGCTTCCCTGACGTGCACATTCAACATGTCGCGCTGGGAACATCGATGGCCACCATCATCTTTACTTCGTTGTCAAGCATGTATGCTCACTACAAGCATAATGCCATCAATTGGGACGCCTTCAAGCGCCTGACTCCCGGTATCATCACTGGTACGTATCTCGGCGCATGGGTGGCATCCATTCTTTCCACTGGCGTTTTGAAGACGTTCTTCGGTCTGTTCCTGTACTATGTTGCCACGCAGATGCTTTTCGGAAAGAAGACCTCTGGCTCCCGTGAAATGCCGGGCACTCTAGGTGTCTTCGGCGCTGGTAATGGTATCGGAATCTTTTCCGCGCTTGTCGGCATCGGTGGCGGTACGTTGACTGTGCCGTTCCTGTCCTGGTGCAACCAGACCATGCATACTGCCATTGCCACGGCCGCAGCCGTAGGACTGCCCATCGCTCTGTCCGGAACTGCGGGGTATGTCATCAACGGAATGGGTGTGGAAGGTATTCCCGGACCGCACATTGGGTATGTCTATATTCCGGCGTTCCTCGGCATCATCAGCATGAGCATGTTGACCGCTCCGTGGGGTGCCAAGCTGGCGCATTCCCTGCCTGTGGCCAAGCTTAAGCGCATTTTCGCCATCTTGTTATATATTGTTGGAACTAAGATGTTGTGGAGTGTCTTCATGTAG
- a CDS encoding transporter substrate-binding domain-containing protein codes for MKIDKGCYMWILRIALSLSICVAMVTKAHSMDQIRLALDICLDNPREAYAYTLLENALKATIDSDGSYRITNSSYKMSRERALHELILGDSINVHVAATRAKWEVETLPVRIPIRKGVLGYRLLLVHKSKDFIFKDIQKIEQLKRLTAGLGQQWTTTAVLRKAGFYVETGVDYEGLFGMLNRGRFDYFPRGLNEIFREFDEYKDKYPDLRIESALALYFPTPSYFFVSPRYPELADRIRRGMEKLIATGELDRMFEAEFGSSIKKAKLDQRMLFSIENPLLTPETPFDRPELWFFHE; via the coding sequence ATGAAAATAGATAAAGGTTGCTATATGTGGATTCTGCGTATTGCTTTGAGTCTTTCCATTTGTGTAGCTATGGTTACAAAGGCCCATTCCATGGATCAAATCAGGTTGGCATTGGATATTTGTCTCGACAACCCGAGAGAAGCTTATGCGTATACTCTGTTGGAGAATGCGTTGAAAGCCACAATCGATTCCGATGGCTCTTATCGCATAACAAATTCATCTTATAAAATGAGCAGAGAACGTGCGTTACACGAGTTGATTCTAGGCGATAGCATTAACGTACATGTTGCGGCTACTAGGGCAAAATGGGAAGTGGAGACTCTTCCAGTAAGAATTCCGATTAGGAAAGGAGTTCTGGGGTATCGTCTTTTGTTAGTGCACAAGTCAAAAGATTTTATATTTAAAGATATTCAAAAAATAGAACAACTTAAGAGGTTAACAGCGGGACTCGGACAACAGTGGACAACTACTGCTGTTTTGAGAAAGGCTGGATTTTATGTTGAAACAGGAGTTGATTATGAAGGCCTTTTTGGGATGTTAAACCGTGGGCGCTTCGATTATTTTCCTCGTGGACTAAATGAGATATTTCGGGAGTTCGACGAGTATAAGGATAAATATCCGGATCTTCGTATAGAATCTGCCCTTGCTTTATATTTCCCTACCCCAAGTTACTTTTTTGTGTCTCCGAGATATCCTGAATTGGCGGATCGCATAAGGCGAGGAATGGAGAAGCTGATTGCAACAGGAGAACTGGATAGGATGTTTGAAGCAGAGTTTGGCAGCTCCATCAAAAAAGCAAAGCTTGATCAACGAATGCTATTCTCGATTGAGAATCCGCTGTTAACACCGGAGACTCCGTTTGACAGGCCCGAGCTGTGGTTTTTTCATGAGTAA
- a CDS encoding MATE family efflux transporter, which yields MMSSTVMTFTDRIFLGNYSLEALSASLPASIASFLFFSFFLGVTEYIGVFVSQYTGAQRPERVGAALWQGLWFCIPAGIFLSSLWFIAEPLFMLGGHAPEVRELEIVYFRILTLGGGPALVGVTLSCFFSGRGLTRPVMLVNMAAAGINIPLDYCLINGWGPFPELGIVGAGLATVFGTMLPAICLTFMVFTKENEEAFRVRSARRFLPDLFKRFMRFGLPGGVQFFIDMFGISFFVFMVGRLGQVELAATNIAISIDTLAFLPMIGMSIAASILVGQAMGSGNPDDAAYATKSVLHIALAYMALMATLFILFPGPLLELFRTRGDAGGDFALVKESGVVLLRYVAAFTLIDAVAIVYMGGLKGAGDTRFIMRTMCLGAFGCLVIPISVMTWLGVGGVHGPWICLLVYVALLATAFMVRFRKGGWRSIRVIEH from the coding sequence ATGATGTCATCCACTGTGATGACCTTCACTGATCGCATCTTTCTCGGCAACTATTCGCTGGAAGCGCTCAGCGCATCGCTTCCAGCGAGTATTGCCTCTTTTCTTTTCTTCTCATTTTTTCTCGGCGTCACCGAATACATCGGTGTCTTTGTCTCTCAGTACACTGGAGCTCAGAGGCCTGAACGTGTTGGTGCGGCATTGTGGCAGGGCTTGTGGTTTTGCATACCTGCCGGGATATTTCTCTCTTCCCTCTGGTTTATTGCCGAGCCGCTCTTTATGCTGGGCGGGCATGCGCCTGAAGTGCGTGAGTTGGAGATCGTCTATTTCCGCATTCTGACGCTGGGCGGTGGCCCCGCCTTGGTAGGTGTTACGCTGTCCTGTTTCTTTTCAGGCCGAGGGCTTACCCGTCCTGTCATGTTGGTGAATATGGCTGCTGCAGGCATCAACATCCCGTTGGACTACTGCCTCATTAATGGATGGGGGCCGTTTCCTGAACTCGGTATCGTAGGTGCCGGTCTGGCTACTGTCTTCGGCACGATGTTGCCCGCCATCTGTCTTACTTTCATGGTGTTCACCAAGGAGAACGAGGAAGCTTTCCGTGTGCGATCGGCACGTCGTTTCTTGCCCGATCTATTCAAGCGTTTCATGCGCTTCGGATTGCCCGGAGGAGTGCAGTTCTTTATCGACATGTTCGGTATCTCGTTCTTCGTCTTTATGGTGGGCCGCCTCGGTCAGGTCGAATTGGCTGCCACGAATATTGCCATCTCCATCGACACGTTGGCCTTCCTGCCCATGATCGGCATGAGTATCGCGGCCTCCATTCTCGTAGGGCAGGCCATGGGCAGCGGCAATCCGGACGATGCGGCATATGCCACCAAGTCCGTGCTACATATTGCCCTGGCTTACATGGCGTTGATGGCCACCCTATTTATCCTTTTTCCCGGGCCGCTTCTGGAGCTTTTCCGTACTCGCGGAGATGCTGGTGGTGATTTTGCCTTGGTCAAGGAGTCTGGTGTGGTGTTGCTTCGATACGTGGCCGCATTCACGCTCATCGATGCTGTCGCCATTGTGTATATGGGGGGGCTCAAGGGAGCAGGTGACACCCGGTTCATCATGCGCACCATGTGTTTGGGAGCCTTCGGCTGTCTGGTCATTCCCATTTCCGTCATGACGTGGCTTGGTGTGGGCGGAGTGCATGGCCCGTGGATTTGTCTGCTTGTCTATGTCGCATTGCTAGCCACGGCATTCATGGTCCGATTCCGCAAGGGCGGTTGGCGAAGCATCCGGGTGATTGAGCATTAA
- a CDS encoding transcriptional regulator: MAENKTTEQATLDDIESHVPEQLHPILEAAFKHQKQIIVGVVAIIAVAAIYAGMTSYNKKAMASAQAELGAILIKDSGSDKIAKLEALLGNAPSGAKPAVLLELAQASMTNNEFEKAAGYWNQLSGEADADLKVVARLGKAKSLTLAGKPGEAVTILKDLAGTVATAFTIPVNRQLAVAAEAAGDTGTALTAYKKLADSQIPDKPFIDYKVAQLEAK; the protein is encoded by the coding sequence ATGGCTGAAAATAAGACCACTGAACAGGCTACTCTGGACGATATCGAATCTCACGTTCCGGAGCAGCTCCATCCCATCCTCGAAGCCGCTTTCAAACACCAGAAGCAGATTATCGTCGGTGTGGTCGCCATCATTGCCGTGGCTGCCATCTACGCAGGAATGACCTCTTACAACAAGAAGGCCATGGCTTCTGCTCAAGCTGAACTCGGCGCCATCCTCATCAAGGACTCCGGCAGCGACAAGATCGCCAAGCTGGAAGCTCTGCTGGGCAATGCTCCCTCCGGTGCCAAACCAGCCGTCCTGTTGGAACTGGCACAGGCCAGCATGACCAACAATGAATTCGAGAAGGCTGCCGGCTACTGGAACCAGCTGTCCGGTGAAGCCGACGCCGACCTCAAGGTTGTTGCCCGTCTCGGTAAGGCCAAGAGCCTGACTCTGGCTGGCAAGCCTGGTGAAGCGGTCACCATCCTGAAAGATCTGGCCGGCACTGTTGCCACTGCCTTCACCATTCCCGTAAACCGTCAGCTCGCCGTGGCTGCCGAAGCTGCTGGCGACACCGGCACCGCACTCACCGCATACAAGAAACTGGCCGACAGCCAGATTCCTGACAAGCCGTTCATTGACTACAAGGTTGCTCAGCTCGAAGCCAAGTAA
- a CDS encoding FadR/GntR family transcriptional regulator: MYIKPVSRKAIYEDIVLQIRAMIEQGELKPGDKLPPERRLAEMFSVSRNTVREAIKALAEKDVLESRQGAGTFVRDSDPEDFAANFAGAILRSQPQLKEIFEVRKLIEPEIAALAARNASPSDVTWLENVISEQEEAAKKGIFGGDLDQLFHEILAEASGNKIMRAMVGALHEELNESRAVGLQSKERQGASLAAHRAIVDAVREGRVMQAERAMREHIEEVESIVFSAK; encoded by the coding sequence ATGTATATCAAGCCGGTTAGCCGGAAGGCCATTTATGAAGATATCGTTCTCCAGATTCGTGCGATGATCGAACAGGGAGAACTCAAGCCGGGCGACAAGTTGCCGCCCGAGCGTCGACTTGCGGAGATGTTCTCAGTTTCCCGCAATACGGTTCGCGAAGCCATCAAAGCGCTGGCAGAGAAAGATGTACTGGAAAGTCGTCAGGGTGCCGGCACCTTTGTGCGTGATAGCGATCCCGAGGATTTTGCCGCCAACTTTGCCGGAGCCATTCTCCGCAGCCAGCCACAGCTCAAAGAAATTTTCGAAGTCCGCAAGCTCATCGAGCCGGAGATCGCTGCATTGGCCGCCCGCAATGCGTCCCCCAGTGATGTTACATGGCTGGAGAACGTGATCAGTGAGCAGGAAGAGGCTGCCAAAAAAGGAATTTTTGGCGGTGATCTGGACCAACTTTTTCACGAAATACTTGCCGAAGCCTCTGGGAACAAGATCATGCGCGCCATGGTGGGCGCACTTCACGAGGAACTCAACGAGAGTCGTGCTGTAGGTTTGCAGTCCAAGGAGCGGCAAGGTGCATCTCTGGCAGCACATCGAGCTATCGTTGATGCCGTCCGGGAAGGTCGCGTCATGCAGGCTGAAAGAGCCATGCGTGAGCACATTGAAGAAGTCGAATCAATAGTATTTTCAGCAAAATAA
- a CDS encoding thermonuclease family protein, whose protein sequence is MLVLLCFFCPSSYAADGMVVELVRVVDGDTFVVNIAGWPDVVGREIGVRLAGCDTPELRDKRPAIKIMAYQAKEALGLLLTQAKTVELRNIRRGKYFRLVADVFADDTDVAAILIAAGLAQPYHGGRRPCW, encoded by the coding sequence ATGCTTGTTCTTCTTTGCTTCTTTTGTCCATCTTCCTATGCCGCTGACGGGATGGTGGTGGAGTTGGTGCGCGTGGTGGATGGTGATACTTTTGTCGTGAACATTGCGGGGTGGCCGGATGTGGTCGGACGTGAAATCGGCGTACGGTTAGCCGGGTGTGATACCCCGGAACTGCGGGACAAACGGCCTGCTATCAAGATCATGGCGTATCAAGCAAAAGAGGCTTTGGGGTTACTTCTCACGCAGGCCAAGACGGTTGAGCTGCGTAATATCCGTCGGGGTAAGTATTTTCGTCTTGTTGCCGATGTATTTGCTGATGATACCGATGTCGCTGCCATCTTAATCGCAGCAGGCCTGGCCCAGCCATATCACGGTGGTCGCCGACCTTGCTGGTGA
- a CDS encoding glutamate-5-semialdehyde dehydrogenase: MNIREQMIDMGKQAKDAARELAKASGKAKQDALIFLAEMLESEAETIAAANKLDLDAAAERGLDKARVQRLTISEKVLNSMIQGCREVAAMADPVGEIESMVKRPNGMLVGRMRVPLGVVAMIYESRPNATVDAGILCLKAGNAVILRGGSEAFHSNKCLAELMHKALEKAGLPKGAVQVPPTTDREAVSEMLKLADYIDVVIPRGGEGLIRAVTEQATMPVLKHYKGVCHIFADASCDITKAVLIIENAKMQYPSGCNALECLLVHKDVASVLLPKVADTLGAKGVKFKACDRSLPLMGEYAEAASPLDWGFEFLDLVMAVKVVDSLDEAMDFIAEHGSNHTESILSENYEHCMRFIREVDASLVVSNATTRFNDGGQLGLGAEIGISTSKLHAYGPMGIKELTSAKFVLLGEGQIRE, translated from the coding sequence ATGAATATACGTGAGCAGATGATCGACATGGGAAAGCAGGCCAAAGATGCGGCCCGAGAATTGGCAAAAGCTTCTGGCAAAGCCAAACAGGATGCCCTCATTTTTCTGGCTGAGATGCTTGAATCCGAGGCAGAAACTATTGCCGCAGCCAACAAGCTGGATCTCGATGCCGCAGCCGAGCGTGGGCTGGACAAGGCCCGCGTACAGCGTCTGACCATCAGTGAAAAGGTACTGAACTCCATGATTCAGGGTTGCCGTGAAGTGGCAGCCATGGCCGATCCTGTTGGTGAGATCGAGTCCATGGTCAAGCGTCCCAATGGCATGCTTGTAGGCCGCATGCGTGTTCCCCTCGGCGTCGTCGCCATGATTTATGAATCTCGTCCGAACGCCACTGTTGATGCCGGTATCCTCTGCCTCAAGGCAGGTAACGCCGTTATCCTTCGCGGTGGTTCCGAAGCATTTCATTCTAATAAGTGTCTGGCTGAACTGATGCACAAGGCACTGGAAAAGGCCGGTCTGCCCAAGGGTGCCGTGCAGGTGCCGCCGACCACGGACCGAGAAGCCGTGAGCGAGATGCTCAAACTGGCTGATTACATCGACGTGGTTATCCCGCGCGGTGGTGAAGGCCTCATTCGTGCCGTCACCGAGCAGGCCACCATGCCTGTGCTCAAGCACTACAAGGGTGTGTGTCACATTTTTGCCGATGCTTCCTGCGATATTACCAAGGCCGTTCTCATCATTGAGAACGCCAAGATGCAGTACCCCAGCGGTTGCAACGCGCTGGAGTGCCTGCTGGTTCATAAGGACGTGGCCAGCGTCCTGCTCCCCAAGGTGGCCGACACCCTCGGGGCCAAGGGCGTGAAGTTCAAGGCGTGTGATCGCTCCCTGCCTCTCATGGGTGAGTACGCTGAAGCCGCCTCTCCGCTTGATTGGGGCTTCGAGTTCCTCGATCTGGTGATGGCAGTCAAAGTTGTGGATTCCCTGGACGAGGCCATGGACTTCATCGCCGAGCACGGCTCCAACCACACCGAGTCCATCCTGTCGGAGAACTATGAGCACTGCATGCGCTTCATCCGCGAAGTGGATGCTTCCCTCGTGGTTTCCAACGCCACCACCCGTTTCAATGACGGCGGCCAGCTCGGCCTCGGCGCTGAGATCGGTATCTCCACCTCCAAGCTGCATGCTTACGGCCCTATGGGTATCAAGGAGCTTACCAGCGCCAAGTTCGTATTACTGGGTGAAGGCCAGATTCGCGAATAA
- a CDS encoding alpha-hydroxy-acid oxidizing protein yields the protein MKEIHEKAREMMKGYCRVCKVCDGRACVGEVPGMGGLGTAASFKNNVAALAKVKLNMRLLHDAVSPNPGTTVLGYDLDFPVMAAPIGGVSFNMGGGISEEEYADAVVGGSKAAGLIAGVGDGVPPFIHEAAYAAVEKSDGHGIPFIKPWEGDEMDEKFEKARATGCKVFGMDVDAAGLITLRQMGRPVSPKAPEELSKIIEKIHGWGAKFVLKGIMTPDEAQLAVEVGADAIVVSNHGGRVLDHAPGSAEVLPSIAGAVSGKIDILADGGIRDGVDVLKMLALGADAVMIGRPVSVAAVGGLQEGVEKYFATLKGQLIQAMVLTGSHTVKDINAHVLFSV from the coding sequence ATGAAAGAGATCCACGAGAAAGCGCGAGAAATGATGAAGGGCTACTGTCGTGTCTGCAAAGTTTGTGACGGACGTGCCTGTGTTGGCGAAGTGCCCGGAATGGGCGGTTTGGGAACGGCTGCGTCTTTTAAGAACAATGTCGCTGCGCTCGCCAAGGTCAAACTGAATATGCGTCTGCTGCATGATGCCGTATCTCCGAATCCCGGCACCACCGTGCTGGGCTATGATCTCGATTTTCCTGTTATGGCCGCGCCCATTGGCGGCGTGTCCTTCAACATGGGCGGCGGTATCTCTGAAGAAGAATATGCTGACGCAGTGGTCGGCGGTTCCAAGGCTGCTGGTCTTATTGCTGGCGTGGGCGATGGTGTACCGCCGTTCATCCATGAAGCAGCGTATGCCGCTGTTGAGAAGAGCGATGGTCACGGCATTCCTTTCATCAAGCCTTGGGAAGGTGATGAAATGGACGAGAAATTCGAAAAGGCCCGTGCCACCGGTTGCAAAGTATTTGGTATGGATGTCGACGCCGCGGGTCTCATCACCCTGCGTCAGATGGGCCGTCCTGTGTCTCCCAAGGCTCCGGAAGAGTTGTCCAAGATCATCGAGAAGATCCACGGCTGGGGTGCCAAGTTCGTCCTCAAGGGCATCATGACCCCGGACGAGGCTCAGTTGGCTGTTGAAGTCGGTGCTGATGCAATCGTGGTTTCCAACCATGGTGGCCGGGTGCTCGACCATGCGCCTGGCTCTGCTGAGGTTCTGCCCTCCATTGCAGGTGCGGTTTCCGGCAAGATCGACATTCTGGCCGACGGCGGTATCCGCGATGGTGTGGACGTCCTCAAGATGCTCGCTCTGGGTGCAGATGCCGTGATGATCGGTCGTCCCGTTTCCGTTGCTGCTGTTGGCGGTTTGCAGGAAGGCGTGGAAAAATACTTCGCCACCCTCAAGGGGCAATTGATTCAGGCAATGGTCCTGACCGGTTCACATACGGTCAAGGATATCAACGCCCATGTCCTTTTCAGCGTATAG